CTTCAACCTCCTCCACCTTGAATACGGTAAGGATGAAGTTAACGCTCTGGTCACAGAGCGGCTGAATGTTCCTCTAGAAACTACAAATTTTGGACGTGAGCACGGTCTGATCAAGCGAATTTCTTCGAGCCAGGGCGGCGTACCACAGATTGTCACGACCAACTTCGACCGGTTGTTCGAGGTGGGGCCGAAGGGAGGGGATCTGGACAAGCACGTGCCGCCTGCTTTTCCCGATCTGCACTTCGGATCGAAGATAGAGGGGATCACGTATCTACACGGGCGACTGGTGGATGCCGCCTCTGAAAATCATTCCTACGTACTGAGCAGCGCGGACTTCGGACGTGCCTACCTCTCAGAAGGATGGGCCACCAACTTCATCAGGCATCTCCTCGAACGATATACTGTCGTGTTGGTCGGCTATCAGGCGGAAGACCCGCCAATCAAATATCTGCTTCAAGGTCTCAACCATGACGGCCAGTATGACCGGTCTAGACTCTATGCCTTTGACCTTGGGCTTCCTGAGGAGATCGAGGCCAAGTGGCGTGACCGAGGCGTCACAGCCATAGCCTATTCCGATCATCCGGTGTTGTGGAAGAGCATGGAAGCCTGGGCAGACCGGGCCGACGATCCGCGCAGGTGGCGTGCATCCATAATCGCAAAAAGCCAGCATGACCCGAAGGGTCTGGCCACTCATGAGCGTGGCCAAGTTGCTCATGTCCTTCGCACAGTGCAGGGGGCGAAATTATTCTCGGAGGCTGATCCGGCACCTCATCCGGAATGGGTGTGTGTAATGGATGCAAATATCCGGTCAGCCAAACAGAACAGCGGCTATGGTGACGATTCTGAAGTATTCGATCCTGGGGTCGCTTATGGACTCGATGACGATCTGAGAGATATCTCTGAGGATGATCGCAGACAGGGTGTCAGCAATGACGACCTGCTTGCCTGGCGCGACGAAGACGACAATCCACATGAGTTTCATCGGTTGGGTGGGCGACAGGCCGACGGCTTCGAGGCGACCCCGATAAGGCTTGGCCATCTCATCACCTGGATCAGCAAATCCATCGACAGCCCTGTGCTGGCCTGGTGGGCCATTCGGCAGAACGGACTGCATCCGCGACTGCTGCAACAGTTCGAGTGGCAAGTGGAGCATTCGAAGACACTTAACGAGCGTGCTCGTCATATCTGGAGCCTCATCCTCGAACACCATCGAGACCCTCGCAATCGTCAATGGAATGGCGGATGGTTCGACTTGAAGAAACGAATCAATGCGGAGGGTTGGACGGCCAGTGCTCTACGAGAATTCCGGAGGGTTGTGACGCCGCGATTGGGGATCAAGCCACCGTTTGGCTTGGGGCAGTCCAGACCGCCGAGTGTGCCTTGGGAGAAAATTCATCTCGGCGACCTAGGGCAGTGGGAAGTTGTGTTCCTCGAACGGCACAACGAAGACTTAGACGTCCCCGACGATCTATTACCGCAGGTATTTGGTGCCTTGGAGGAACAGCTAACCGTCGCTTCAGGGCTGCTGGGGGATATCGAGACCGTCTACTTCCAGACACCGACCTGTTATCCGGACCGTGAGGTCGATGGGAAAGAGTACATCACGGAAGCTGCGAAGGTTGTGACTTGGTTCGTCCAACTTTTTGACCGAATAGCTGCCAAGTGGCCAGAACTGGCGAATGCACATGCTACGACTTGGTCTACGACAGAGTCGTTCTTCTTCCGGAAGCTCAAACTGTATGCGTTCAACAAGAAATACGCCTTTGAGGCCAACCATGTTGCCGAAGAAGTCTTGTCCTTAGATCAGGAGATATTCTGGGACACCGATGTGGTCCGAGAGCTCCTTTTCCTACTGGTGGATCGATGGGGAGAGTTCTCTCAGGAGAAACGAAATCAACTCACCGACCGCATCTTGACAGGCCCCGATCAGCTTTCCCGCTGGACTGACGAGGAGTTCTCAGGGCTGCGGGATGAGTTCGCCACCAGATACGCCCGATATCTCGAACTACAGGGTTGTGAGCTGTCGGCAGATTGCACTGATTGGCTTGCCGCGATGATCAGAGGTATTGTTGGTTGGAGCGACAGTTGGGCGACCTCTACGGTGATCGAATCAGGGTCGTACGGGGGTATGATCGTTACGGACGAAAAACCGGATGCAATCCTGGGTCTTCCCGTAAACGAGTTAGTCACCAGGGCAAAGGAAGAGTCCAAGCGGGATTTTGGCAGCCTCACTGAGAAGCGCCCCTTCACTGGCTTGGTGAAAG
Above is a window of Gallionella capsiferriformans ES-2 DNA encoding:
- a CDS encoding SIR2 family protein; protein product: MPNFVDLTRYVIEFFDPPADSEIMVAFRPWLVDQSAANVPLDQIFNLLHLEYGKDEVNALVTERLNVPLETTNFGREHGLIKRISSSQGGVPQIVTTNFDRLFEVGPKGGDLDKHVPPAFPDLHFGSKIEGITYLHGRLVDAASENHSYVLSSADFGRAYLSEGWATNFIRHLLERYTVVLVGYQAEDPPIKYLLQGLNHDGQYDRSRLYAFDLGLPEEIEAKWRDRGVTAIAYSDHPVLWKSMEAWADRADDPRRWRASIIAKSQHDPKGLATHERGQVAHVLRTVQGAKLFSEADPAPHPEWVCVMDANIRSAKQNSGYGDDSEVFDPGVAYGLDDDLRDISEDDRRQGVSNDDLLAWRDEDDNPHEFHRLGGRQADGFEATPIRLGHLITWISKSIDSPVLAWWAIRQNGLHPRLLQQFEWQVEHSKTLNERARHIWSLILEHHRDPRNRQWNGGWFDLKKRINAEGWTASALREFRRVVTPRLGIKPPFGLGQSRPPSVPWEKIHLGDLGQWEVVFLERHNEDLDVPDDLLPQVFGALEEQLTVASGLLGDIETVYFQTPTCYPDREVDGKEYITEAAKVVTWFVQLFDRIAAKWPELANAHATTWSTTESFFFRKLKLYAFNKKYAFEANHVAEEVLSLDQEIFWDTDVVRELLFLLVDRWGEFSQEKRNQLTDRILTGPDQLSRWTDEEFSGLRDEFATRYARYLELQGCELSADCTDWLAAMIRGIVGWSDSWATSTVIESGSYGGMIVTDEKPDAILGLPVNELVTRAKEESKRDFGSLTEKRPFTGLVKANPRKALSALTIAGRADDYPEAFWTSMINELSADITPRLRRVFLNRVARLPHAVIDELRHTLGRWLEQNLAAVLEFDNDLGWTVYDHIVDGILNGGTDAAKSGIGEVRQGEKVIQRSRRTLNHAINGPVGMCAGALFRAVPGVKQEAESLIPDHIKSRVERLFSAPGEGSDHAVSIASSKLNWLMFVDPAWTKERLIPMLTFEHPASEPAWNGFLHCGRVPWPPLSEIIKPHLLDLLPRIEGYSWDHDLLKVAAQWLGFMRVFHPDEPSGLTRGEMRSVLRAMSDETRNQFIFWLCQVGQSNENGWAKHVIPIINEDWPRESRYRTSASIRAWIGLLDDTGDSFPAVYETVKKFLVPVETDDHPFYRFTREINDEKPITVLFPEATLDLMNRTTPQVLTRPPYELPKVLALIAETEPDLTSDSRYLRLIDLVERS